In the genome of Epinephelus lanceolatus isolate andai-2023 chromosome 18, ASM4190304v1, whole genome shotgun sequence, one region contains:
- the arhgap23a gene encoding rho GTPase-activating protein 23 isoform X11, whose translation MWAASDADLRKLHAPMPAAMLPCPAPAGSDWSFQNPVGVDCSSPEPRCIWLAVLRSATGSAPPPASPAMPTGHSKSSHQPRGKGRRDGLSSTGDNPRPPMATRPGREGVGMGWKGPRTLVLHKNSQGFGFTLRHFIVYPPESALHTNLKDEENGNGKGYQKGRLEPMDTIFVKSVREKGPAHQAGLCTGDRLVKVNGESVLGKTYSQVIALIQNSESVLELSIMPKDEDVLQLAYSQDAYLTGNEPYTGGAEYLPPPPPICYPHTKATPPAGAPPPPPMGQNQLDNWSRWAGSSSPSSPLDNRSAVCSPASWQEGRAGEPGGVGHSSPAHRTEEIQYGMTGQQPQGQTRGRSYSSSSSSGGPLSSPLQVHYPNHHAASSSQAQPRKSSSAWTSPPLPQLSHGRNERCQQALSDWYYNQQPERPGRNMQTRHRSYSQDRLIDSRRQQQRAGGWPHSASQDTLLLLQQSGPGPHGEPYWSYGDWEGGPGRGHPATNYTRTRSENLLAQYDRHGRSLEMLDRAAAGLVSPRFERPPWHQQAPKPPPRPDAYPRQGSHHGAAQAPPVSRHAQSHSKHHPQTHTQAHSQPQPQQATPQSRRLPPGQSMDDQPVGYRSYSPSFYRKTGRIMQQAHSFRDPSYSGPHMNWNTPKTSPPEGTTAPLTASASSPLASATPESQDRAYRPTNHERERGSVEGQAEVAAQTQEVVLRQKPPTGRRNAHGMRHPHYALPLDGLEPSLFSPDPQDSAPAPGSMGDVAPRKPNGNLAPLPIEDDSLASIPFIAITTERSKSCDEGLNTFREEGRVFSRLPKRVKSFFTDGSLDNLGTAEEVRSKRHSTSELGNITYSDVRREGWLHFKQILTEKGKKVGSGMRPWKRVFSVLRSHSLFLYKDKREAVLRGATIGGAAEDEQPISIRGCLVDIAYSETKRKHALRLTTQDFCEYLLQAEDREDMLDWIKVIRENSKTDSEELGFSRQALINKKLNDYRKQSPTGSKPDSSPRMPRMKPPFLLAKTENAAGAPRSPKPEGKDESGPPKSPWGINIMKKAKKAGPKAFGVRLEDCQPGVNNKFIPLIVEICCGLVEDMGLEYTGIYRVPGNNAMVSMLQDQLNKGVDINPAEEKWQDLNVVSSLLKSFFRKLPEPLFTNDKYNDFIDANRMESASERLKTMKKLIRDLPDYYYHTLKFLVVHLKTVADNSDKNKMEPRNLALVFGPTLVRTSEDNMKDMVTHMPDRYKIVETLIQHCNWFFTEEQDKDEKTPVDTEDVQPAPNIDHLLSNIGRTALLGEASDSTNSDSAKSKGSWGSKKDITPKDFLALSIMSAVTGRKRRKRHNARRVGSSTDDDSEHEPIKAGHLGAEEEEEAESPVGDTAPRAEGEEDDDEDEEEEEEEEEEEEDEEVVESGAKEEVEEEAVAVIPSGGRPRCKEEEEAGEGQAAMLLHEEEARAEVKGPTWRAPEDARSIVSGYSTLSTLGRSLGSEGRGDDADDEHSELVSETDNESGFASRSLTQERPDKHPTSPVNTQQPAAPRSFLYTHYKPPVLSPTNLLAPPTALTHTPDSADRSEGGARSTTPSSSSFSSSSTTHRLHSRPSFNSHKLIQCDTLARKKLKSEKGKARSLDLMELSGAAAEADGAGSGSDGAHRVRRETSRTNPSSGSSQESLRLSRPKPSLPPSEAASFTPIGPSGRSLAEQVRARLLGSADDLRSVGLRKPLSPETRRKRRAWRRHTVVASPTEVSDKRPPLTVTEFPLSPIAQNQVKPPGQPRDADGLDQGAATRQAPTSRFHEYL comes from the exons GATGAGGAGAACGGCAACGGAAAGG GGTATCAGAAAGGTCGTCTGGAGCCAATGGACACCATATTTGTGAAGAGTGTGAGAGAAAAAGGTCCGGCCCACCAGGCGGGCTTGTGCACAG GGGATCGGCTGGTGAAAGTGAACGGAGAGAGCGTTTTAGGAAAGACGTACTCGCAGGTGATAGCCCTTATTCAgaacag TGAAAGTGTTTTGGAGCTCTCCATTATGCCAAAAGATGAAGACGTGCTTCAGTTG GCATACTCCCAGGATGCCTACCTGACAGGCAACGAACCCTACACAGGGGGAGCTGAGTACCTCCCACCACCGCCACCTATCTGTTACCCACACACAAAGGCCACGCCCCCTGCTGGagcccctccacctccccccaTGGGCCAGAACCAGCTGGATAACTGGAGTCGCTGGGCAGGCTCTTCCAGCCCCTCTTCACCCCTGGACAACCGCTCTGCTGTGTGCAGCCCTGCCAGCTGGCAGGAAGGACGTGCAGGAGAGCCAGGTGGTGTGGGTCACAGCAGCCCGGCCCACCGCACAGAGGAGATCCAGTACGGTATGACCGGCCAACAGCCTCAGGGCCAGACAAGAGGGCGCTCCtactcttcctcttcctcatcagGAGGCCCTTTGTCCAGCCCGCTGCAAGTCCACTACCCTAACCACCATGCTGCCAGTTCCTCTCAGGCTCAGCCACGCAAGTCCAGCTCAGCCTGGACCAGTCCCCCCCTGCCCCAGCTAAGCCACGGCCGCAACGAGCGCTGCCAGCAGGCCCTTTCTGACTGGTACTACAACCAGCAGCCGGAGCGCCCAGGACGCAACATGCAGACCCGCCACCGCAGCTACTCTCAGGATCGGCTCATTGACTCAaggaggcagcagcagcgggCAGGCGGCTGGCCGCACAGTGCCTCCCAGGACACCCTGCTGTTACTACAACAGTCAGGACCAGGGCCCCATGGAGAGCCGTACTGGTCCTATGGAGACTGGGAGGGTGGCCCGGGAAGGGGCCACCCTGCCACTAACTATACGCGAACACGCTCTGAAAATCTGCTGGCCCAGTATGATCGCCATGGCCGCTCGTTAGAGATGCTAGACCGAGCAGCAGCTGGACTGGTCTCGCCTCGGTTTGAGCGGCCTCCATGGCACCAGCAGGCTCCCAAGCCGCCCCCGAGGCCTGATGCCTACCCGAGGCAAGGGAGCCATCATGGTGCGGCACAAGCTCCTCCGGTGTCCCGACACGCACAGTCACATTCTAAACACCACCCTCAGACTCATACCCAGGCCCACTCCCAGCCTCAGCCCCAGCAGGCTACCCCTCAGAGCAGGCGGCTCCCACCTGGGCAGAGCATGGACGACCAGCCGGTGGGCTACCGCAGCTACAGCCCCTCTTTTTACCGCAAGACGGGCCGCATCATGCAGCAAGCCCACTCTTTCAGGGACCCTTCGTACTCTGGCCCTCACATGAACTGGAACACACCTAAAACCAGCCCCCCAGAGGGCACAACGGCACCTCTCACTGCCTCTGCCTCGTCCCCTCTCGCCTCCGCCACTCCCGAATCCCAGGACAGAGCGTACAGGCCAACAAACCACGAGAGGGAACGAGGGTCAGTGGAGGGGCAGGCAGAGGTGGCAGCACAGACCCAGGAAGTGGTGCTGAGGCAGAAACCTCCCACTGGGCGAAGGAACGCCCACGGCATGCGCCACCCCCACTATGCGCTGCCCTTGGATGGGCTAGAACCCTCTTTGTTTTCTCCCGATCCCCAGGACTCAGCTCCTGCCCCTGGTTCCATGGGAGATGTAGCCCCACGTAAACCAAACGGCAACCTGGCCCCCCTCCCCATAGAGGATGATTCACTGGCCTCCATCCCCTTCATAG CCATCACCACCGAACGCTCCAAGTCGTGTGACGAGGGACTCAACACGTTCAGAGAGGAAGGCCGAGTCTTCTC GAGGCTACCAAAGAGAGTGAAGAGTTTCTTCACAGATGGG tctcTGGACAACCTCGGGACAGCAGAGGAGGTTCGATCTAAACGCCATTCCACCTCAGAGCTGGGAAACATCACTTACAGTGACGTACGGCGAGAAGGATGGCTGCACTTCAAACAGATCCTCACAGAGAAGGGCAAG AAGGTGGGCAGCGGCATGCGTCCATGGAAGCGAGTCTTCTCGGTGCTTCGCTCCCATTCGCTGTTCCTCTACAAGGACAAGAGGGAGGCGGTGCTCCGCGGGGCCACGATTGGAGGCGCGGCTGAGGACGAGCAGCCAATCAGCATCCGGGGCTGCCTGGTGGATATTGCGTACAGTGAGACCAAACGGAAGCACGCGCTGCGGCTGACCACCCAGGACTTCTGCGAGTACCTGCTGCAGGCGGAGGACCGTGAGGACATGCTGGACTGGATCAAGGTCATCAGGGAGAACAGCAAAACGGACAGCGAG gAGCTCGGCTTCTCCAGACAGGCCCTCATCAATAAGAAGCTGAATGATTACAGGAAACAGAG TCCAACAGGCAGCAAGCCCGACTCCTCTCCCAGAATGCCCCGCATGAAGCCTCCCTTCCTGCTTGCCAAGACAGAAAACGCAGCAGGGGCACCACGCTCTCCAAAACCAGAGGGCAAAG ATGAGAGCGGCCCTCCGAAGTCTCCGTGGGGAATCAACATCATGAAGAAGGCAAAGAAGGCCGGGCCTAAAGCTTTTGGTGTGAGGTTGGAGGATTGTCAGCCGGGAGTAAACAACAAG TTCATCCCGTTGATTGTGGAGATCTGCTGCGGCCTGGTGGAGGACATGGGTCTGGAGTACACGGGAATCTACAGAGTCCCCGGGAACAACGCTATGGTGTCGATGCTCCAGGATCAGCTCAACAAGGGCGTCGACATCAACCCTGCAGAGGAG AAGTGGCAAGACCTCAATGTTGTCAGCAGTTTACTTAAATCCTTCTTCAGGAAACTTCCAGAGCCTCTTTTCACCAACG ACAAGTACAACGACTTCATTGATGCCAATCGAATGGAAAGTGCATCAGAACGACTAAAAACCATGAAGAAACTA ATTCGAGACCTCCCAGATTATTATTACCACACTCTGAAGTTCCTTGTTGTCCACCTGAAGACTGTAGCCGACAACTCTGATAAAAACaag ATGGAGCCTCGTAACCTGGCTCTGGTGTTTGGGCCAACTCTCGTTCGGACGTCTGAGGACAACATGAAAGATATGGTCACACACATGCCCGACCGTTACAAGATAGTAGAGACGCTCATCCAACAT TGCAACTGGTTTTTCACTGAAGAGCAAGACAAGGATGAAAAG ACGCCGGTGGACACGGAGGACGTGCAACCTGCCCCCAACATCGACCACCTGCTATCCAACATCGGCAGGACCGCTCTGCTCGGGGAGGCCTCAG ACTCAACCAACAGTGACTCAGCTAAATCGAAG gGGTCGTGGGGGTCAAAGAAAGACATCACACCCAAGGACTTCCTGGCTCTGTCCATCATGTCAGCTGTTACGGGCCGCAAACGCAGAAAGCGCCACAACGCCCGCCGCGTGGGCAGCAGCACCGACGACGACTCCGAGCACGAGCCAATCAAAGCCGGACATTTAggggcagaggaggaagaggaggcagagTCGCCCGTAGGGGACACTGCTCCTcgagcagagggagaggaggacgACGAcgaagatgaagaggaagaggaggaggaggaggaggaagaggaagacgaGGAAGTTGTTGAGAGCGGAGCGAAAGAGGAGGTAGAAGAGGAGGCAGTGGCGGTTATTCCCAGTGGTGGTCGGCCACGCtgtaaagaggaagaggaggcaggAGAAGGGCAGGCAGCCATGTTGTTGCATGAGGAGGAGGCGCGGGCGGAGGTGAAGGGGCCGACGTGGAGAGCTCCAGAGGATGCTCGCTCCATTGTTTCTGGTTACTCCACCCTCTCCACGTTAGGGCGGAGCCTGGGGTCAGAAGGGAGGGGGGACGATGCTGATGATGAGCACAGCGAGCTGGTGAGTGAGACGGACAACGAGAGTGGCTTCGCCTCGCGCTCCCTCACGCAGGAACGACCTGATAAACACCCAACATCACCTGTGAACACACAACAGCCAGCAGCCCCACGCAGCTTCCTCTACACACACTACAAACCCCCCGTACTCTCACCTACAAACCTGCTAGCCCCACCCAcagcgctcacacacacaccagactcTGCAGACAGGAGCGAAGGAGGGGCGAGGTCCACCAcgccctcatcctcctccttctcctcctcctccactacTCACAGACTGCATTCACGGCCTTCCTTCAACTCCCACAAGCTGATCCAGTGTGACACCCTGGCCAGGAAGAAGCTGAAGTCGGAGAAGGGCAAGGCTCGCTCCCTGGACCTGATGGAGCTGTCTGGGGCTGCGGCTGAGGCTGATGGCGCTGGTTCTGGCTCAGACGGTGCACACAGAGTGAGGCGGGAGACCTCCAGAACCAACCCCTCCTCCGGCAGCAGCCAGGAGAGCCTGCGCCTGAGCCGGCCCAAGCCCTCCCTGCCACCCAGTGAGGCCGCCTCCTTCACCCCGATCGGCCCTAGCGGCAGGTCTCTGGCAGAGCAGGTCCGCGCTCGTCTGCTGGGCTCAGCCGACGACCTGCGCAGCGTGGGACTACGAAAACCGCTGTCCCCGGAGACACGGAGGAAGAGACGGGCCTGGCGCAGACACACCGTGGTGGCCTCCCCAACTGAGGTCTCTGACAAGAGACCCCCGCTGACTGTCACTGAGTTCCCCCTGTCTCCTATCGCTCAGAACCAGGTCAAACCACCAGGGCAGCCTCGGGATGCAGACGGGCTCGACCAAGGAGCGGCGACACGTCAAGCACCCACCTCTAGATTCCACGAGTACCTGTGA
- the arhgap23a gene encoding rho GTPase-activating protein 23 isoform X8, producing MWAASDADLRKLHAPMPAAMLPCPAPAGSDWSFQNPVGVDCSSPEPRCIWLAVLRSATGSAPPPASPAMPTGHSKSSHQPRGKGRRDGLSSTGDNPRPPMATRPGREGVGMGWKGPRTLVLHKNSQGFGFTLRHFIVYPPESALHTNLKDEENGNGKGYQKGRLEPMDTIFVKSVREKGPAHQAGLCTGDRLVKVNGESVLGKTYSQVIALIQNSESVLELSIMPKDEDVLQLAYSQDAYLTGNEPYTGGAEYLPPPPPICYPHTKATPPAGAPPPPPMGQNQLDNWSRWAGSSSPSSPLDNRSAVCSPASWQEGRAGEPGGVGHSSPAHRTEEIQYGMTGQQPQGQTRGRSYSSSSSSGGPLSSPLQVHYPNHHAASSSQAQPRKSSSAWTSPPLPQLSHGRNERCQQALSDWYYNQQPERPGRNMQTRHRSYSQDRLIDSRRQQQRAGGWPHSASQDTLLLLQQSGPGPHGEPYWSYGDWEGGPGRGHPATNYTRTRSENLLAQYDRHGRSLEMLDRAAAGLVSPRFERPPWHQQAPKPPPRPDAYPRQGSHHGAAQAPPVSRHAQSHSKHHPQTHTQAHSQPQPQQATPQSRRLPPGQSMDDQPVGYRSYSPSFYRKTGRIMQQAHSFRDPSYSGPHMNWNTPKTSPPEGTTAPLTASASSPLASATPESQDRAYRPTNHERERGSVEGQAEVAAQTQEVVLRQKPPTGRRNAHGMRHPHYALPLDGLEPSLFSPDPQDSAPAPGSMGDVAPRKPNGNLAPLPIEDDSLASIPFIGSIKSGRRSSYLLAITTERSKSCDEGLNTFREEGRVFSRLPKRVKSFFTDGSLDNLGTAEEVRSKRHSTSELGNITYSDVRREGWLHFKQILTEKGKKVGSGMRPWKRVFSVLRSHSLFLYKDKREAVLRGATIGGAAEDEQPISIRGCLVDIAYSETKRKHALRLTTQDFCEYLLQAEDREDMLDWIKVIRENSKTDSEELGFSRQALINKKLNDYRKQSPTGSKPDSSPRMPRMKPPFLLAKTENAAGAPRSPKPEGKDESGPPKSPWGINIMKKAKKAGPKAFGVRLEDCQPGVNNKFIPLIVEICCGLVEDMGLEYTGIYRVPGNNAMVSMLQDQLNKGVDINPAEEKWQDLNVVSSLLKSFFRKLPEPLFTNDKYNDFIDANRMESASERLKTMKKLIRDLPDYYYHTLKFLVVHLKTVADNSDKNKMEPRNLALVFGPTLVRTSEDNMKDMVTHMPDRYKIVETLIQHCNWFFTEEQDKDEKTPVDTEDVQPAPNIDHLLSNIGRTALLGEASDSTNSDSAKSKGSWGSKKDITPKDFLALSIMSAVTGRKRRKRHNARRVGSSTDDDSEHEPIKAGHLGAEEEEEAESPVGDTAPRAEGEEDDDEDEEEEEEEEEEEEDEEVVESGAKEEVEEEAVAVIPSGGRPRCKEEEEAGEGQAAMLLHEEEARAEVKGPTWRAPEDARSIVSGYSTLSTLGRSLGSEGRGDDADDEHSELVSETDNESGFASRSLTQERPDKHPTSPVNTQQPAAPRSFLYTHYKPPVLSPTNLLAPPTALTHTPDSADRSEGGARSTTPSSSSFSSSSTTHRLHSRPSFNSHKLIQCDTLARKKLKSEKGKARSLDLMELSGAAAEADGAGSGSDGAHRVRRETSRTNPSSGSSQESLRLSRPKPSLPPSEAASFTPIGPSGRSLAEQVRARLLGSADDLRSVGLRKPLSPETRRKRRAWRRHTVVASPTEVSDKRPPLTVTEFPLSPIAQNQVKPPGQPRDADGLDQGAATRQAPTSRFHEYL from the exons GATGAGGAGAACGGCAACGGAAAGG GGTATCAGAAAGGTCGTCTGGAGCCAATGGACACCATATTTGTGAAGAGTGTGAGAGAAAAAGGTCCGGCCCACCAGGCGGGCTTGTGCACAG GGGATCGGCTGGTGAAAGTGAACGGAGAGAGCGTTTTAGGAAAGACGTACTCGCAGGTGATAGCCCTTATTCAgaacag TGAAAGTGTTTTGGAGCTCTCCATTATGCCAAAAGATGAAGACGTGCTTCAGTTG GCATACTCCCAGGATGCCTACCTGACAGGCAACGAACCCTACACAGGGGGAGCTGAGTACCTCCCACCACCGCCACCTATCTGTTACCCACACACAAAGGCCACGCCCCCTGCTGGagcccctccacctccccccaTGGGCCAGAACCAGCTGGATAACTGGAGTCGCTGGGCAGGCTCTTCCAGCCCCTCTTCACCCCTGGACAACCGCTCTGCTGTGTGCAGCCCTGCCAGCTGGCAGGAAGGACGTGCAGGAGAGCCAGGTGGTGTGGGTCACAGCAGCCCGGCCCACCGCACAGAGGAGATCCAGTACGGTATGACCGGCCAACAGCCTCAGGGCCAGACAAGAGGGCGCTCCtactcttcctcttcctcatcagGAGGCCCTTTGTCCAGCCCGCTGCAAGTCCACTACCCTAACCACCATGCTGCCAGTTCCTCTCAGGCTCAGCCACGCAAGTCCAGCTCAGCCTGGACCAGTCCCCCCCTGCCCCAGCTAAGCCACGGCCGCAACGAGCGCTGCCAGCAGGCCCTTTCTGACTGGTACTACAACCAGCAGCCGGAGCGCCCAGGACGCAACATGCAGACCCGCCACCGCAGCTACTCTCAGGATCGGCTCATTGACTCAaggaggcagcagcagcgggCAGGCGGCTGGCCGCACAGTGCCTCCCAGGACACCCTGCTGTTACTACAACAGTCAGGACCAGGGCCCCATGGAGAGCCGTACTGGTCCTATGGAGACTGGGAGGGTGGCCCGGGAAGGGGCCACCCTGCCACTAACTATACGCGAACACGCTCTGAAAATCTGCTGGCCCAGTATGATCGCCATGGCCGCTCGTTAGAGATGCTAGACCGAGCAGCAGCTGGACTGGTCTCGCCTCGGTTTGAGCGGCCTCCATGGCACCAGCAGGCTCCCAAGCCGCCCCCGAGGCCTGATGCCTACCCGAGGCAAGGGAGCCATCATGGTGCGGCACAAGCTCCTCCGGTGTCCCGACACGCACAGTCACATTCTAAACACCACCCTCAGACTCATACCCAGGCCCACTCCCAGCCTCAGCCCCAGCAGGCTACCCCTCAGAGCAGGCGGCTCCCACCTGGGCAGAGCATGGACGACCAGCCGGTGGGCTACCGCAGCTACAGCCCCTCTTTTTACCGCAAGACGGGCCGCATCATGCAGCAAGCCCACTCTTTCAGGGACCCTTCGTACTCTGGCCCTCACATGAACTGGAACACACCTAAAACCAGCCCCCCAGAGGGCACAACGGCACCTCTCACTGCCTCTGCCTCGTCCCCTCTCGCCTCCGCCACTCCCGAATCCCAGGACAGAGCGTACAGGCCAACAAACCACGAGAGGGAACGAGGGTCAGTGGAGGGGCAGGCAGAGGTGGCAGCACAGACCCAGGAAGTGGTGCTGAGGCAGAAACCTCCCACTGGGCGAAGGAACGCCCACGGCATGCGCCACCCCCACTATGCGCTGCCCTTGGATGGGCTAGAACCCTCTTTGTTTTCTCCCGATCCCCAGGACTCAGCTCCTGCCCCTGGTTCCATGGGAGATGTAGCCCCACGTAAACCAAACGGCAACCTGGCCCCCCTCCCCATAGAGGATGATTCACTGGCCTCCATCCCCTTCATAG GCAGTATTAAATCCGGTCGCCGTTCCTCCTATCTTCTAGCCATCACCACCGAACGCTCCAAGTCGTGTGACGAGGGACTCAACACGTTCAGAGAGGAAGGCCGAGTCTTCTC GAGGCTACCAAAGAGAGTGAAGAGTTTCTTCACAGATGGG tctcTGGACAACCTCGGGACAGCAGAGGAGGTTCGATCTAAACGCCATTCCACCTCAGAGCTGGGAAACATCACTTACAGTGACGTACGGCGAGAAGGATGGCTGCACTTCAAACAGATCCTCACAGAGAAGGGCAAG AAGGTGGGCAGCGGCATGCGTCCATGGAAGCGAGTCTTCTCGGTGCTTCGCTCCCATTCGCTGTTCCTCTACAAGGACAAGAGGGAGGCGGTGCTCCGCGGGGCCACGATTGGAGGCGCGGCTGAGGACGAGCAGCCAATCAGCATCCGGGGCTGCCTGGTGGATATTGCGTACAGTGAGACCAAACGGAAGCACGCGCTGCGGCTGACCACCCAGGACTTCTGCGAGTACCTGCTGCAGGCGGAGGACCGTGAGGACATGCTGGACTGGATCAAGGTCATCAGGGAGAACAGCAAAACGGACAGCGAG gAGCTCGGCTTCTCCAGACAGGCCCTCATCAATAAGAAGCTGAATGATTACAGGAAACAGAG TCCAACAGGCAGCAAGCCCGACTCCTCTCCCAGAATGCCCCGCATGAAGCCTCCCTTCCTGCTTGCCAAGACAGAAAACGCAGCAGGGGCACCACGCTCTCCAAAACCAGAGGGCAAAG ATGAGAGCGGCCCTCCGAAGTCTCCGTGGGGAATCAACATCATGAAGAAGGCAAAGAAGGCCGGGCCTAAAGCTTTTGGTGTGAGGTTGGAGGATTGTCAGCCGGGAGTAAACAACAAG TTCATCCCGTTGATTGTGGAGATCTGCTGCGGCCTGGTGGAGGACATGGGTCTGGAGTACACGGGAATCTACAGAGTCCCCGGGAACAACGCTATGGTGTCGATGCTCCAGGATCAGCTCAACAAGGGCGTCGACATCAACCCTGCAGAGGAG AAGTGGCAAGACCTCAATGTTGTCAGCAGTTTACTTAAATCCTTCTTCAGGAAACTTCCAGAGCCTCTTTTCACCAACG ACAAGTACAACGACTTCATTGATGCCAATCGAATGGAAAGTGCATCAGAACGACTAAAAACCATGAAGAAACTA ATTCGAGACCTCCCAGATTATTATTACCACACTCTGAAGTTCCTTGTTGTCCACCTGAAGACTGTAGCCGACAACTCTGATAAAAACaag ATGGAGCCTCGTAACCTGGCTCTGGTGTTTGGGCCAACTCTCGTTCGGACGTCTGAGGACAACATGAAAGATATGGTCACACACATGCCCGACCGTTACAAGATAGTAGAGACGCTCATCCAACAT TGCAACTGGTTTTTCACTGAAGAGCAAGACAAGGATGAAAAG ACGCCGGTGGACACGGAGGACGTGCAACCTGCCCCCAACATCGACCACCTGCTATCCAACATCGGCAGGACCGCTCTGCTCGGGGAGGCCTCAG ACTCAACCAACAGTGACTCAGCTAAATCGAAG gGGTCGTGGGGGTCAAAGAAAGACATCACACCCAAGGACTTCCTGGCTCTGTCCATCATGTCAGCTGTTACGGGCCGCAAACGCAGAAAGCGCCACAACGCCCGCCGCGTGGGCAGCAGCACCGACGACGACTCCGAGCACGAGCCAATCAAAGCCGGACATTTAggggcagaggaggaagaggaggcagagTCGCCCGTAGGGGACACTGCTCCTcgagcagagggagaggaggacgACGAcgaagatgaagaggaagaggaggaggaggaggaggaagaggaagacgaGGAAGTTGTTGAGAGCGGAGCGAAAGAGGAGGTAGAAGAGGAGGCAGTGGCGGTTATTCCCAGTGGTGGTCGGCCACGCtgtaaagaggaagaggaggcaggAGAAGGGCAGGCAGCCATGTTGTTGCATGAGGAGGAGGCGCGGGCGGAGGTGAAGGGGCCGACGTGGAGAGCTCCAGAGGATGCTCGCTCCATTGTTTCTGGTTACTCCACCCTCTCCACGTTAGGGCGGAGCCTGGGGTCAGAAGGGAGGGGGGACGATGCTGATGATGAGCACAGCGAGCTGGTGAGTGAGACGGACAACGAGAGTGGCTTCGCCTCGCGCTCCCTCACGCAGGAACGACCTGATAAACACCCAACATCACCTGTGAACACACAACAGCCAGCAGCCCCACGCAGCTTCCTCTACACACACTACAAACCCCCCGTACTCTCACCTACAAACCTGCTAGCCCCACCCAcagcgctcacacacacaccagactcTGCAGACAGGAGCGAAGGAGGGGCGAGGTCCACCAcgccctcatcctcctccttctcctcctcctccactacTCACAGACTGCATTCACGGCCTTCCTTCAACTCCCACAAGCTGATCCAGTGTGACACCCTGGCCAGGAAGAAGCTGAAGTCGGAGAAGGGCAAGGCTCGCTCCCTGGACCTGATGGAGCTGTCTGGGGCTGCGGCTGAGGCTGATGGCGCTGGTTCTGGCTCAGACGGTGCACACAGAGTGAGGCGGGAGACCTCCAGAACCAACCCCTCCTCCGGCAGCAGCCAGGAGAGCCTGCGCCTGAGCCGGCCCAAGCCCTCCCTGCCACCCAGTGAGGCCGCCTCCTTCACCCCGATCGGCCCTAGCGGCAGGTCTCTGGCAGAGCAGGTCCGCGCTCGTCTGCTGGGCTCAGCCGACGACCTGCGCAGCGTGGGACTACGAAAACCGCTGTCCCCGGAGACACGGAGGAAGAGACGGGCCTGGCGCAGACACACCGTGGTGGCCTCCCCAACTGAGGTCTCTGACAAGAGACCCCCGCTGACTGTCACTGAGTTCCCCCTGTCTCCTATCGCTCAGAACCAGGTCAAACCACCAGGGCAGCCTCGGGATGCAGACGGGCTCGACCAAGGAGCGGCGACACGTCAAGCACCCACCTCTAGATTCCACGAGTACCTGTGA